The following are from one region of the Leptospira neocaledonica genome:
- a CDS encoding M14 family zinc carboxypeptidase, whose amino-acid sequence MLRGIKRLNRYEKRLLRIAKLGGKLVKINQAGFSRRTDEGFRFPIYSLEIGTKEGLEKHPVGITAGVHGLETIGIQILIDFLEYIINPKSTGFLPELKKGKLGLVVIPIVNPGGVAAKTRANPGGVDLMRNSGIDAEKPLPFFGGQKFSNKLPYFRGHGLEPESRTLSRTVFEKFFHVKDSILPVLDLHSGFGTVDNVWWPYAYTHRPCSDTSLYEKIASHFKDHCGHINFAYGPQSASYTTHGDLWDKFYDHYLELYSEQESWSSKFLPLTLEVGTWSDIKEEPMKLFSKKGIFRPAEHNKSEVLTRYRGFLRDFVRLGLTKPKDWTEAQ is encoded by the coding sequence TTGCTCAGAGGTATCAAAAGACTGAATCGATACGAGAAAAGATTGCTCAGAATCGCAAAACTCGGCGGCAAACTTGTAAAAATCAACCAAGCAGGTTTTTCCAGGAGGACCGACGAGGGTTTTCGTTTTCCGATCTATAGTTTGGAAATAGGAACCAAAGAAGGTCTAGAAAAACATCCCGTTGGAATTACTGCGGGTGTTCATGGATTGGAAACCATAGGAATCCAGATCCTAATCGATTTTTTGGAATATATCATTAACCCAAAATCTACTGGTTTTCTTCCTGAATTAAAAAAAGGTAAATTAGGATTGGTAGTTATTCCAATTGTGAATCCTGGAGGGGTTGCCGCAAAGACTAGGGCAAATCCTGGTGGAGTGGATCTGATGAGAAACTCGGGAATAGACGCGGAGAAACCTCTGCCTTTTTTCGGAGGTCAAAAGTTCTCTAACAAACTTCCTTATTTCAGGGGACATGGATTAGAGCCGGAGTCTCGGACACTTTCTAGAACCGTCTTCGAAAAATTCTTCCATGTAAAAGATTCTATCCTGCCCGTTTTGGATCTGCACTCAGGTTTCGGAACGGTGGATAATGTTTGGTGGCCATATGCTTATACTCATAGGCCTTGTTCCGATACTTCTTTGTATGAAAAGATTGCATCTCATTTTAAAGATCATTGTGGTCATATCAATTTTGCGTATGGTCCTCAGAGCGCGAGTTATACCACTCATGGAGATCTTTGGGATAAATTTTACGATCATTACCTAGAGTTGTATTCGGAACAAGAAAGTTGGAGTTCTAAATTTCTTCCTCTGACGTTAGAAGTGGGTACTTGGTCTGATATCAAAGAAGAACCTATGAAGTTATTTTCTAAAAAAGGAATCTTCAGACCTGCCGAACATAATAAGAGTGAAGTATTGACCAGATACAGGGGTTTTTTAAGGGACTTTGTACGTTTAGGTCTTACGAAGCCGAAAGATTGGACGGAAGCTCAGTAG
- a CDS encoding flagellar motor protein MotB, whose product MNGRSRFSRYRKPVEAGDENRDRWLLTYADMITLLLGLFIILYSISQVDQNKLKQVADLVRGGFGLGESFFEGSNITLEEDPLLQPRTQMYRFWERISYALKKLKEKTKLFIGINETEEIRIQVFAPSLGEGEFHPDEDTDFTFKKVAEVAQGMDVDITLRVQVPYAEQAGQGFRNTWEYNAHRASLIAETLAEKYGISRERLSVQAYHGFRKLGPEEGPSPEVKASQERIEIIIRKRGKEE is encoded by the coding sequence TTGAACGGAAGATCACGTTTTTCCAGATACAGAAAGCCTGTCGAGGCCGGAGATGAAAACCGGGACAGATGGCTTTTGACGTATGCGGATATGATCACCCTTCTTCTTGGATTATTTATCATTTTATATTCTATTTCTCAAGTAGATCAAAACAAATTGAAACAAGTTGCCGACTTGGTTCGAGGTGGATTCGGTTTAGGAGAATCCTTTTTTGAAGGTTCTAATATCACATTAGAAGAGGATCCTTTATTACAGCCAAGGACCCAAATGTATCGCTTCTGGGAAAGGATCTCTTACGCATTAAAGAAGCTGAAAGAGAAAACTAAATTATTCATCGGTATCAACGAAACAGAAGAGATCCGGATCCAAGTATTCGCTCCATCCTTGGGCGAAGGTGAATTTCATCCTGATGAGGATACAGACTTCACATTTAAAAAAGTAGCAGAAGTTGCACAAGGAATGGATGTGGATATCACTTTAAGAGTCCAAGTCCCTTATGCGGAACAAGCAGGTCAAGGTTTCAGAAATACTTGGGAATACAATGCACATCGTGCAAGTTTGATCGCAGAAACCTTAGCGGAAAAATATGGTATCTCCAGAGAAAGACTTTCAGTCCAAGCATATCATGGATTTAGAAAGTTAGGGCCGGAAGAAGGTCCTAGCCCGGAAGTAAAAGCTTCCCAAGAAAGAATAGAAATCATCATTCGTAAACGAGGTAAGGAAGAATAA
- a CDS encoding pyridoxal phosphate-dependent aminotransferase — MNSENTPRFSDRFEFIPGENDLYSLLESFKRSEQDWIDLTVSNPTKVGLVYPREAILHSIEKPESMEYDPNPKGMLNARKSIVGYYKEKGYNISEEDLFLTSSSSEAYSYLIKLLCNPGEEVLIPSPGYPLFEFLSLLDGVEFNSYKLDQNDSWKIDFEDLGSKITNKTKILFLVSPNNPTGSLLTSEEFEKLKVISKTKKITLILDEVFSDYLHEENQNQFDFFHTDFPIFVVNGISKILALPQMKLSWIHVGGPTNWKKECKERLEIISDTYLSVGTPIQLALPELFQWRNMIQSQILRRIRRNLQILENFHSSHTGIGYTSPKGGWYAVLRSESFLNDKEFSFRLLEKEKVLVHPGSIFGFEEDSGSIVISLISETELFQSGLEKISTFL; from the coding sequence ATGAATTCGGAAAACACTCCTCGTTTTAGCGATAGATTCGAGTTTATTCCAGGAGAGAATGATCTATATTCTCTCCTGGAATCTTTTAAAAGATCGGAACAGGATTGGATCGACCTAACTGTTTCTAATCCTACAAAAGTTGGCTTAGTTTATCCAAGAGAAGCCATATTACATTCTATAGAAAAGCCCGAAAGTATGGAATATGATCCAAATCCAAAAGGAATGTTAAATGCTCGAAAATCCATCGTAGGCTATTATAAAGAAAAAGGTTATAATATTTCGGAAGAGGACCTATTCTTAACTTCTTCCTCTTCCGAAGCATATTCTTATTTAATAAAATTATTATGTAATCCGGGCGAAGAAGTTCTCATCCCTTCTCCCGGGTACCCGCTCTTTGAATTTTTGTCGTTGCTGGATGGAGTAGAATTTAATTCATATAAGCTGGATCAGAACGACAGTTGGAAAATAGATTTTGAAGACTTAGGATCTAAAATCACAAACAAGACTAAAATCCTATTTTTAGTTTCTCCTAATAATCCGACTGGAAGTCTTCTTACTTCCGAAGAATTCGAAAAACTGAAAGTCATTTCTAAAACCAAAAAGATAACCTTGATTTTAGATGAAGTCTTTTCAGATTATTTACACGAAGAAAATCAGAACCAATTTGATTTCTTTCATACCGATTTTCCCATTTTTGTAGTAAACGGAATCTCAAAGATACTCGCGCTTCCTCAGATGAAACTTTCGTGGATCCATGTTGGAGGTCCTACAAACTGGAAAAAAGAATGTAAAGAACGATTAGAAATCATTTCGGATACATACCTTTCTGTAGGAACTCCAATCCAACTTGCTCTTCCTGAGTTATTCCAATGGAGAAATATGATCCAAAGCCAGATACTCAGAAGAATCCGTAGAAATCTTCAGATTCTGGAAAATTTTCATTCTTCTCATACGGGGATTGGATACACTTCTCCCAAAGGAGGATGGTACGCAGTATTACGGTCTGAATCTTTCTTAAATGACAAGGAATTCTCTTTTAGATTATTAGAAAAAGAGAAAGTGCTAGTTCACCCCGGATCCATATTCGGATTCGAAGAAGATTCAGGAAGTATAGTGATCAGTTTAATTTCTGAAACTGAATTATTCCAGTCAGGACTGGAAAAAATCTCAACGTTCTTATGA
- a CDS encoding DUF2905 domain-containing protein, whose protein sequence is MEPLGKTFLWIGAFFLIIGAIIVFGSKLPFISSLGNLPGDFKIERENFRFYFPFATSILISIGLSLLLYLWNRFIH, encoded by the coding sequence ATGGAACCGCTAGGTAAAACATTTCTTTGGATCGGAGCATTCTTCCTGATTATCGGAGCCATAATCGTTTTCGGCTCCAAACTTCCATTTATCTCTTCTCTCGGAAATTTACCCGGGGATTTCAAGATCGAAAGAGAAAATTTCAGATTCTATTTTCCTTTCGCAACTTCTATTCTGATCAGCATTGGACTTTCCCTTCTTCTGTATCTCTGGAACAGATTTATACATTAA
- a CDS encoding ferredoxin encodes MADKNDKVPENVSGKFYVDNSCVPCNDCLEEAPQLLKYTDDESKVYFHRQPANPEEAIAARKAKEICPVEAIGDDGE; translated from the coding sequence ATGGCAGATAAGAATGACAAAGTTCCGGAAAATGTTTCGGGAAAATTCTATGTTGATAATAGCTGTGTTCCTTGTAATGACTGCTTGGAAGAGGCTCCTCAACTTTTGAAATATACCGACGATGAGTCTAAGGTATATTTTCATAGACAGCCTGCCAATCCGGAAGAAGCGATTGCCGCACGCAAGGCTAAGGAAATCTGTCCTGTGGAAGCGATTGGAGACGACGGGGAATAA
- a CDS encoding FFLEELY motif protein, with the protein MSSFEEHKLKHAKVEIVRAQVERFRKFYADYFHLEETISMVEYFFETIYNLDGKEAWMHLALDTYQKVKGMMKETTRANLETLIELNNLTDHLDSEMAQLLIQRDWDGKKLTREEYDDLYKSYGHKKEREKQLEIVLHNLRTFYELAHKPISAYLIRPARFMASLLGVSLLFDSVEKAYNAVLPVSPEIFVSFIEQVERRESEYLESAFLNGKQPKEPPA; encoded by the coding sequence GTGAGTAGTTTCGAAGAACATAAACTTAAACATGCCAAAGTAGAGATCGTTCGGGCTCAAGTGGAAAGATTCCGTAAATTTTATGCGGATTATTTTCATTTAGAAGAAACCATCTCTATGGTGGAATATTTTTTCGAAACCATTTACAATCTGGATGGTAAAGAAGCTTGGATGCATCTCGCTTTGGACACATACCAAAAAGTAAAAGGTATGATGAAGGAAACCACCAGAGCGAATCTAGAAACTCTAATAGAGTTAAACAATCTTACGGATCATCTAGATTCTGAAATGGCACAATTGCTTATTCAAAGAGATTGGGACGGCAAAAAGCTTACCAGAGAAGAATACGATGATCTGTATAAATCATATGGTCATAAAAAAGAAAGAGAAAAGCAGTTAGAGATCGTTCTTCATAATCTTAGGACATTTTATGAATTAGCGCATAAACCTATCTCAGCGTATCTGATCCGACCTGCCAGGTTTATGGCATCTTTGTTAGGAGTTTCTCTCTTATTCGATTCGGTAGAGAAGGCATACAACGCAGTTTTACCAGTATCCCCCGAAATTTTTGTTTCTTTTATCGAGCAAGTGGAGAGAAGAGAGTCGGAATATCTAGAGTCTGCTTTCTTAAACGGAAAGCAACCTAAGGAGCCGCCTGCTTGA
- a CDS encoding 7TM diverse intracellular signaling domain-containing protein: MIRISFFFLVLISSFGSIFAKELPFILETNEHNKNITPELYLWEKTDTESIPPPSNKNDGWKKIRSNALNFNFSKRSYWLKFRIRFREEIRENLYFVIRWKAHDLAELYTPNGVTPLQRVGDTLSKSDWPVKNVLYPTLLLQGEPGEEKEFIVRIKSESIMSFPIDIMDEAGVRANLAIETGVFSLSACLYGMLILVALLYYRATEHKEFLLYTCYAFCMGASYDVNYGNAIELFWEDSPLWAEKVNYFFFNVGGLFGFQFIRKFLETETFLPWVDRILFFFAVVLGLTLPLIFMMDTIAYLTLINEIIYSISIPMILISGIYLRGRGNRKLNLFLVSWGMYMTLGYISIFYYMGFLEYGFFTVYSVPLFFPADLLILLYNIIQKYSQNLEEKNSLLETLRGFINKPRYARSKISGLDVDESLNALETLMNTEKLFAEEEVTIQMLASKIGLSTHQLSELLNSRLGMGFAAYLNSKRIEEAKLLLKNDTEDNILNIAFAVGFGSKTSFNVEFKKATGLTPKQYKSFVQKVIS; the protein is encoded by the coding sequence ATGATCCGAATTTCGTTTTTCTTTCTCGTTCTTATTTCGAGCTTCGGTTCCATCTTCGCGAAAGAACTTCCGTTCATTCTTGAAACAAACGAACATAATAAAAACATTACACCCGAACTTTACCTTTGGGAAAAAACCGATACTGAAAGTATTCCTCCTCCTTCGAATAAAAACGACGGCTGGAAAAAAATTAGATCAAACGCCTTAAATTTCAATTTTTCCAAAAGATCGTATTGGTTAAAATTCAGAATTCGATTTCGAGAAGAAATTCGTGAAAATCTTTACTTCGTAATTAGATGGAAGGCGCATGATTTAGCTGAATTATATACCCCAAATGGGGTAACCCCATTGCAAAGAGTAGGGGATACATTATCAAAAAGTGATTGGCCTGTAAAAAATGTTCTCTATCCAACATTACTTTTGCAAGGAGAGCCTGGAGAAGAAAAAGAATTTATCGTTCGGATCAAATCCGAATCCATCATGTCATTTCCGATCGATATAATGGATGAAGCAGGTGTCCGAGCTAATCTCGCGATTGAAACAGGAGTATTTTCACTTTCTGCCTGCTTGTACGGGATGCTTATCCTAGTCGCTTTATTATATTATAGAGCAACCGAACATAAGGAATTTCTACTATATACCTGCTATGCTTTCTGTATGGGAGCATCTTACGATGTAAATTATGGAAATGCGATAGAGCTTTTTTGGGAAGATTCACCTCTTTGGGCCGAAAAAGTAAATTATTTTTTCTTTAATGTGGGAGGGCTCTTCGGGTTTCAATTTATCCGAAAATTTTTGGAAACGGAAACGTTTTTGCCTTGGGTGGATCGAATCTTATTCTTTTTCGCGGTAGTTCTTGGCCTTACACTTCCACTCATTTTTATGATGGATACAATAGCGTATCTGACCCTGATCAACGAGATCATATACTCCATTTCTATACCGATGATACTGATTTCCGGGATCTATCTGAGAGGACGGGGAAATCGCAAATTAAACCTGTTTTTGGTCTCCTGGGGAATGTATATGACCTTAGGGTATATTAGTATTTTTTACTATATGGGATTTTTGGAATACGGCTTTTTTACCGTATATTCGGTGCCTTTGTTCTTCCCGGCGGACCTTCTTATTCTTCTTTATAATATTATTCAAAAATACTCCCAGAATCTGGAGGAGAAGAATAGTCTTCTCGAAACATTGAGAGGTTTTATAAATAAACCTAGATATGCTCGTTCAAAGATCTCAGGTCTAGACGTGGATGAATCTTTAAATGCTCTCGAAACTTTGATGAACACGGAGAAATTGTTTGCAGAGGAAGAAGTTACCATCCAAATGCTGGCTTCTAAGATCGGTCTCAGTACTCACCAATTATCTGAACTTCTAAATTCTAGGCTCGGAATGGGCTTCGCGGCTTATTTGAATTCTAAAAGGATAGAAGAAGCGAAACTCCTTCTGAAAAACGATACCGAAGATAATATTCTGAATATTGCATTTGCAGTAGGTTTCGGCTCTAAAACGTCTTTTAATGTGGAGTTTAAGAAGGCGACCGGGCTAACTCCAAAACAATACAAAAGTTTCGTTCAGAAAGTCATTTCATAA
- a CDS encoding FAD-dependent oxidoreductase, which produces MSGKIYEWKNLGESKEIRTEVLVIGTGCGGATVAYELAKAGKKVTLIEEGGYYHTGSFDNHELNMAGKVSAERNMATTADGTVNIVYGKNVGGASVHYWADSYRTPKDRLELWKDKFGVLGHGAEDLEPFWKELDDTLNVHPAKEENYNRMNQLVRKASKELGWEGNPVPQARKNCQKSGHCMQGCMFGAKQSQLITHIPMAMALGADLYADTKALELEFEGDKVVGLEAVVIDRPSQKESEVKLRFKADTVVVAAGGFGSSTFLLKNGLKRKLPALGEFLAINPSPFVHALYKEPIIQWRNIPSAYGVEEFRLARYAGGTYREGGYLIMANQLQPGAIGALVPGFGAEHFEIMKELPKLGGTIGWIDDPDTELGRIEVKSGGKREVQYSFGPLTKEILKDCIRKQVTLNFKAGAYKVILPDLKRTVLTKPEEIGVVDSLPLTPASMAMAAPHPAGGCRMGLDPKTSVVDWKHKVHGISNLYVSDSSVFPTAVSVDPSYTIMAFSKRAAQFIAEQKS; this is translated from the coding sequence ATGTCGGGTAAAATTTACGAATGGAAAAATTTGGGCGAATCCAAAGAGATCCGGACAGAAGTTTTAGTAATCGGAACCGGTTGTGGAGGTGCTACCGTCGCTTATGAACTAGCAAAGGCGGGGAAGAAGGTAACCTTAATCGAAGAAGGGGGTTACTATCATACCGGATCATTCGATAATCATGAATTGAATATGGCGGGTAAAGTTTCCGCAGAAAGAAATATGGCCACCACTGCGGATGGAACAGTAAATATAGTTTATGGAAAAAACGTAGGTGGCGCTTCCGTTCATTATTGGGCGGACAGTTATAGGACACCTAAAGACAGATTAGAACTTTGGAAGGATAAATTCGGTGTTTTAGGTCATGGCGCAGAAGATCTGGAACCCTTCTGGAAAGAGTTAGACGACACACTAAACGTACATCCTGCGAAAGAAGAAAATTATAATAGAATGAACCAGTTGGTTCGTAAAGCTTCCAAAGAATTAGGATGGGAAGGCAACCCGGTTCCTCAAGCAAGAAAGAACTGTCAAAAATCCGGACATTGTATGCAAGGCTGTATGTTCGGAGCAAAACAAAGTCAACTAATCACGCATATTCCCATGGCAATGGCTTTGGGCGCTGATCTTTATGCAGACACTAAGGCATTAGAATTGGAATTTGAAGGAGACAAGGTAGTCGGATTAGAGGCGGTTGTGATAGACAGACCTTCTCAAAAAGAATCCGAAGTAAAATTGCGTTTTAAAGCGGACACAGTTGTAGTCGCAGCTGGAGGTTTCGGGAGCTCTACCTTTCTTCTTAAAAACGGATTAAAAAGAAAGTTACCCGCTTTAGGAGAATTTTTAGCGATCAATCCATCTCCTTTCGTTCATGCGTTGTATAAAGAACCGATCATCCAATGGAGAAATATTCCTTCTGCATATGGAGTGGAAGAATTTAGATTGGCACGTTATGCGGGAGGCACTTATAGAGAGGGTGGCTATCTCATCATGGCCAATCAATTGCAACCCGGCGCGATTGGTGCCTTGGTACCAGGATTCGGAGCAGAACATTTCGAGATCATGAAAGAGCTTCCTAAACTCGGAGGTACAATAGGTTGGATTGACGATCCGGATACCGAGCTAGGTAGAATAGAAGTTAAGTCCGGCGGAAAAAGAGAAGTCCAATACAGCTTTGGACCACTCACTAAAGAGATACTGAAAGACTGTATTCGCAAACAAGTTACATTGAACTTTAAAGCAGGTGCATACAAGGTCATCCTTCCGGATCTAAAAAGAACCGTCCTAACTAAACCTGAGGAAATTGGTGTTGTTGATTCTCTTCCATTAACACCTGCTTCAATGGCAATGGCCGCTCCTCATCCTGCAGGTGGCTGCAGAATGGGACTGGATCCTAAAACTTCGGTTGTGGATTGGAAACATAAGGTACATGGAATTTCGAATTTATATGTAAGCGATTCCAGTGTATTTCCTACAGCGGTTTCCGTGGACCCGAGCTATACAATTATGGCATTCTCTAAAAGAGCGGCCCAATTTATTGCAGAACAGAAGTCCTGA
- a CDS encoding LA_2478/LA_2722/LA_4182 family protein produces MVSKINKTVIPFGLVLILMGTFFSVGCSKKKKAPAAVESVWKADQDGVENSNGFAWVSKYCEKVRQCADPDMKTLNPDSEAILEKRLRKDFCLEKFKESKVYTLAMQEPKLVISRTISCLKTATEADCQLIKKGVSELSEDCKWLQTLQNSKE; encoded by the coding sequence ATGGTCTCTAAAATAAATAAAACTGTAATTCCTTTCGGACTGGTCCTCATATTGATGGGGACATTCTTCTCAGTCGGTTGTTCTAAAAAGAAAAAAGCTCCAGCAGCGGTGGAATCCGTTTGGAAAGCGGACCAAGACGGAGTAGAGAATTCCAATGGATTCGCTTGGGTTTCCAAGTACTGTGAGAAGGTCAGACAATGTGCGGATCCTGATATGAAAACCTTGAATCCGGACTCGGAAGCCATTCTGGAAAAAAGATTAAGAAAGGATTTTTGTTTAGAAAAATTTAAAGAATCCAAAGTGTATACTTTAGCTATGCAAGAACCTAAATTGGTTATAAGTAGGACCATTTCCTGTTTGAAAACAGCAACCGAAGCAGATTGCCAATTGATCAAAAAAGGAGTTTCTGAACTTTCGGAAGATTGTAAATGGTTACAAACTTTGCAAAACTCTAAAGAATAA
- a CDS encoding RNA polymerase sigma factor — protein MEKSVTIQDEFTDTIRIALEGRPRAMEILLEKIQDYIFNLSLRMLWDPQEAEDATQEILLKISNKLSGFRFESKFTTWVYSIASNHLLTIKRPKNIVYLSRIRQEYLSKPNSISLEDQVEDKILEEEIRFGCVHAVLLKLNSADRIVFVLSSVYGMNSEEGAEILNISSENFRQKLSRSKKKLSEFLSKECGMWIDNNKACPCIGLSGHLLNRNRDNVSFFTELKKLKKKSPNLEDSKVLEHLKELDRLAWIYKSQGIYETPKDILEKLGPSSIP, from the coding sequence ATGGAAAAATCCGTAACGATACAAGACGAGTTTACGGATACAATCCGAATCGCTCTAGAGGGAAGACCTAGGGCGATGGAAATTCTTTTGGAAAAGATCCAGGATTATATTTTTAATCTTTCCTTAAGAATGTTATGGGATCCTCAAGAAGCGGAAGATGCAACGCAAGAGATCTTACTCAAAATTTCTAATAAACTTTCCGGATTTAGATTTGAGAGTAAATTTACTACTTGGGTATATTCTATCGCAAGCAATCACCTTCTCACTATTAAAAGACCTAAGAATATCGTATATTTGAGTAGAATACGCCAAGAGTATTTATCTAAACCGAACTCGATCTCTTTAGAAGATCAGGTAGAGGATAAGATCCTGGAAGAAGAGATCCGATTCGGTTGTGTACATGCAGTTTTATTAAAATTAAATTCCGCAGATAGGATAGTATTCGTTCTATCCTCGGTTTATGGTATGAATAGCGAAGAAGGAGCCGAAATTTTAAATATCAGTTCCGAAAACTTTCGCCAAAAACTTTCCCGTTCCAAAAAGAAACTGTCCGAATTTTTGTCCAAAGAATGCGGAATGTGGATCGATAATAACAAAGCATGTCCTTGTATTGGATTGTCCGGACATCTTTTAAATCGAAACAGAGACAATGTTTCCTTTTTTACGGAATTGAAAAAGTTAAAAAAGAAAAGTCCTAATTTAGAAGATTCTAAAGTATTAGAACATTTAAAAGAGTTGGATCGACTTGCCTGGATTTATAAGAGCCAAGGAATTTACGAAACTCCCAAGGATATTTTAGAAAAGTTAGGACCTTCTTCAATTCCTTAA
- a CDS encoding twin-arginine translocation signal domain-containing protein, producing MASAPQFSRRTFLRLGLAGSGALVLGGSICILNRSSRQLPKVLFFSESELETLAALSEAILPEATSAPTYKEAKVLERLDEEFYFVDPFLSDDFKTLILVLEYLPLFHWKFSRFSKLSLESRRKFLSELNQSDSETVRAVWANLRMPIFLMYYGHESTFKAISYDGPFLNPPEKLSESRIYYRKLVGGSDVG from the coding sequence ATGGCGTCAGCCCCACAGTTTTCCCGTAGAACATTCTTGAGACTAGGACTCGCCGGGTCAGGAGCTCTAGTACTTGGGGGATCCATTTGTATCTTAAATAGATCTTCCAGACAATTACCTAAAGTATTATTCTTCTCCGAATCCGAACTTGAGACTCTAGCCGCCTTATCGGAAGCTATCTTACCTGAAGCTACTAGCGCTCCAACATACAAAGAAGCTAAAGTACTAGAAAGATTGGATGAGGAATTTTATTTCGTAGATCCATTCTTATCCGACGATTTCAAAACTTTAATATTGGTTTTAGAATATCTTCCCTTATTCCATTGGAAGTTTTCCAGATTCTCCAAACTTTCTTTGGAATCCAGAAGAAAGTTCTTATCGGAATTGAATCAATCCGACTCAGAGACTGTAAGAGCCGTTTGGGCCAATTTAAGAATGCCTATTTTTTTAATGTACTACGGACACGAGTCTACATTCAAAGCGATTTCGTATGACGGACCTTTCTTAAATCCTCCCGAAAAATTAAGTGAATCCAGGATCTATTATCGCAAACTAGTAGGAGGTTCCGATGTCGGGTAA
- a CDS encoding nuclear transport factor 2 family protein yields the protein MHPNEAKIRDFYKSFGSRNSASIADFYSQDAEFSDPVFPKLKGGAVPGMWSMLLERMDPNASIELVEANASAETGTAYWVATYLFSKTGRKVQNHIRSEFQFKNGKVVKQKDRFPLWKWTRMALGTPGVLLGWSPLVQGKVRSEAARNLEHYLKKKGITA from the coding sequence ATGCATCCAAACGAAGCCAAAATCAGAGATTTTTATAAAAGTTTTGGTTCTAGAAATTCTGCAAGTATAGCAGACTTCTATTCACAAGACGCTGAGTTTTCAGATCCGGTATTTCCTAAATTAAAGGGTGGAGCAGTGCCAGGAATGTGGTCCATGCTTTTAGAAAGAATGGACCCAAACGCGTCGATAGAATTGGTAGAGGCAAATGCTAGCGCCGAAACAGGAACCGCATACTGGGTAGCTACTTATCTATTCTCAAAAACAGGAAGAAAGGTCCAAAACCATATCCGATCCGAATTCCAATTTAAAAACGGAAAAGTAGTCAAACAAAAGGATAGATTTCCTCTCTGGAAATGGACCAGAATGGCTTTAGGCACTCCTGGAGTTCTTTTGGGATGGTCACCTTTAGTCCAAGGAAAGGTTAGATCAGAAGCCGCCAGAAATTTGGAACATTATCTTAAGAAAAAAGGGATAACAGCTTAG